In Penaeus vannamei isolate JL-2024 chromosome 4, ASM4276789v1, whole genome shotgun sequence, a single window of DNA contains:
- the LOC138861570 gene encoding serine/threonine-protein kinase phg2-like has protein sequence MYHPPESWNFKDCINPTIDNCMIPSIINYANPSANHSINQGTNPSTNHSINPSTNHNIIPSRNHSINPSKNHSINPSKNHSINPSTNSINPSINHSINPSTNHSINPSTNHSINPSTKSINPSINHSINPSTNHNINPRTNHIINPSTNRSINPSSNPLATRIKQSFRDAKAAREPYRRTRSCKPAVHRISTSGCWEPPPSTSNVLK, from the exons ATGTATCACCCGCCGGAATCGTGGAATTTCAAG GACTGCATAAATCCTACAATAGACAACTGCATGATCCCAAGTATAATTAATTATGCAAATCCAAGTGCAAACCATTC TATAAATCAGGGCACAAATCCCAGTACAAATCATAGCATAAATCCcagtacaaatcataacataaTTCCCAGTAGAAATCATAGCATAAATCCCAGTAAAAATCATAGCATAAATCCCAGTAAAAATCATAGCATAAATCCCAGTACAAATAGCATAAATCCCAGTATAAATCATAGCATAAATCCCAGTACAAATCATAGCATAAATCCCAGTACAAATCATAGTATAAATCCCAGTACAAAAAGCATAAATCCCAGTATAAACCATAGCATAAATCCcagtacaaatcataacataaATCCCCGTACAAATCATATCATAAATCCCAGTACAAATCGTAGCATAAATCCCAGCAGTAATCCTCTTGCAACCCGCATCAAGCAATCCTTCCGAGATGCAAAAGCCGCCCGAGAACCATATCGCAGAACCAGGTCTTGCAAGCCGGCAGTTCACAGAATATCAACTTCCGGATGTTGGGAACCGCCTCCCTCAACTTCTAATGTCTTGAAATGA